In Parus major isolate Abel chromosome 8, Parus_major1.1, whole genome shotgun sequence, a single window of DNA contains:
- the ERICH3 gene encoding glutamate-rich protein 3 isoform X1 gives MSAPQPRFLATYNSLTDKHLVGYFSNARIRRHLQKAGLISRSGRIIPEKEYRLNAMRRDHQRDVQECLADAIFQKVLDMQRHHQLETKRSLECSVRKERMQPIKVEEFRASLENVIRVHCPHPPLSPRSHHRLGAVVAAERPGRSQWRTPGVGVDCGGGHCPHQHRTKKCASSKVSPGNAQQPPRLQPLHGWAAAGSVPKASKQKCHAHDQQFARGGERSELSLLNSVEYMSGVSPCQLPLIHSCVVPVPPPRLRRGHRRVPPLRSGLPMCRRFHPTTAFNEQILIKNTRGYPKSPLCSNALVTMIYLGKSRNVSLCEYMDEIKIFQQHCGTENICVYKGKLFEGDTFQFTSKRHLGFPFSLTCYLNGLQVDRLSSCCEYRYQSRSQVRARSGYFRVLHVAGAPPCYRCILAMGLDKKLFPPKRKTRYQDGKHVCCWGSAVHSEPCVSSIGQKSKDSMSMSVTTRGREASVGTLAEALETGEESSEEEMENQSSQESEDSQDDTSINEYDEDFEADEEINEEGHTGDQMNGMSESSSDDKNRNLDYGKESETSSQKALQASDSEKNESEGYSDDKDSEDDQQERRPADPLSSMSTQCSTETDSHAEMVTDDVNGKEDWNIKSTSDRAAHAHYGNGNGEKKLLRMEENQEISALEEKAIDEAEKTKPEDLTAREDTRIFHENIMAMQHQNPEVNGEFKQPGSGDSNLNEEEKKYPPVPWDSRVLKTEDGKEESPRCEEGGVFEDCKRVQEEIEKTTGNDHPVNSDPEPGDSCANEEEMSAANTECDASGAADGSFLAEGRRSLDVQEAAGQAGQGPALEQDGAAEEEAGRGEAEGKAARAEESLPQAGTGAALEESAPEGGAVAEEHPSGKGAGEVVKLGTEVSPGEQKVPVEGMEREVALGAAGGEGPAGALPGWEAHRAMPQGQEGAVGITEEEEEAADEGLRGAVGWPAEEEMGEPGCGAGESFGQGGSAGKNTVVGAVSEGEEAVEEADVAADGMARAVDPEGEEAITEDISEGEEAMGKPGALWEALGDVETGEAMPGGEGFVKPSEFSQLKGSGEEWMEMGKAVAGAAALESAQSWEVGGNTLQIVEDTMEKSLEAEKGPVLQEAPGLGALGGVWGDPDTKGSSQVEETPAAQEEGGAAGALRGGNSRAEAERAVEGKPEGEAVVGGSAEAAGAGSGGEEVATDGAAGSEEPAARTDGWLRERGRSRGAEHREPRGTQPRWPGGREPPSPAGRCKPRPTHHVFRTASRWGRNSALSFFCSSSVLCPCTQPAVALCWLGFHSSVYPVSTTTCHISREQLLCVQQTNKLVFASPGNSTPLEG, from the exons attTCTTGCAACCTATAACAGTCTTACAGACAAACACCTAGTTGGATATTTCAGCAATGCCAGGATAAGACGACATCTTCAGAAAGCAGGACTG ATCTCAAGGAGTGGCCGAATAATACCTGAGAAAGAATATCGTCTGAATGCCATGAGGAGGGATCACCAGAGAGATGTGCAGGAGTGCTTGGCTGATGCCATATTTCAGAAGGTCCTTGACATGCAG CGTCATCATCAGCTGGAGACAAAAAGGAGTCTTGAATGTTCTGTGAGGAAAGAGAGGATGCAGCCAATCAAG GTGGAGGAATTCAGAGCATCGCTGGAGAATGTCATCCGTGTGCACTGCCCACACCCACCGCTCTCTCCGAGGAGCCACCACCGGCTCGGTGCCGTGGTGGCTGCAGAACGACCTGGCCGCTCACAGTGG AGGACACCTGGAGTTGGAGTTGATTGTGGTGGTGGACATTGTCCTCATCAGCACCGAACCAAGAAGTGTGCCTCCTCTAAGGTG AGTCCAGGAAATGCACAGCAGCCCCCTCGCCTCCAGCCCCTTCAcggctgggctgcagcagggtctGTACCAAAGGCTTCCAAACAGAAGTGCCATGCACATGATCAGCAGTTTGCCCGTGGG ggGGAGAGGAGCGAGTTAAGTCTTCTGAATTCAGTGGAGTACATGAGTGGTGTGTCACCGTGTCAGCTCCCGCTCATCCACTCCTGTGTGGTGCCGGTGCCGCCGCCCCGCCTGCGCAGAGGGCACAGACGTGTCCCCCCGCTCAGGAGTGGGCTGCCCATGTGCAGACGGTTTCATCCCACCACTGCCTTCAATGAACAAATTTTAATCAAG aataCCAGAGGGTACCCCAAGTCCCCGTTATGCAGCAATGCCTTGGTCACCATGATCTAcctgggaaagagcaggaatgTGTCTCTCTGTGAATACATGGATGAAATCAAAATCTTTCAGCAACACTGtggaacagaaaacatttgtgtcTACAAAGGCAAGCTGTTCGAAGGAG ATACCTTCCAGTTCACCTCCAAGAGGCACCTGGGATTCCCGTTCAGCCTCACCTGTTATCTCAACGGGCTGCAGGTTGACAGGCTGAGCTCTTGCTGTGAGTACAGATACCAGAGCCGTTCCCAGGTGCGAGCCAGGAGTGGCTACTTCAGGGTTCTCCACGTGGCAGGAGCACCTCCTTGCTACAG GTGCATTCTTGCTATGGGTCTGGACAAAAAGCTGTTCCCTCCCAAGAGGAAGACTAGGTACCAGGATGGGAAGCatgtgtgctgctggggaagtgCTGTGCACAGTGAGCCATGTGTCAGCAGCATTGGGCAGAAAAGCAAAGACTCAATGTCAATGTCAGTCACCACACGGGGTCGTGAAGCCAGCGTGGGAACTCTCGCAGAAGCACTGGAGACTGGAGAGGAGTCCAGcgaagaagaaatggaaaaccagTCTAGTCAGGAGAGTGAAGATAGTCAGGATGACACCAGTATAAATG AATATGATGAAGATTTTGAAGCAGATGAGGAAATTAATGAAGAGGGACACACTGGTGATCAAATGAATGGAATGTCAGAGTCATCCTCAGATGATAAAAACCGTAATTTAGATTATGGGAAAGAGAGTGAAACCTCATCCCAGAAGGCACTGCAGGCCTCTGacagtgagaaaaatgaaagtgaagGATATTCTGATGACAAGGACTCTGAAGATGATCAACAAG AGAGGAGGCCTGCAGACCCTCTCTCATCCATGAGCACTCAGTGCAGCACTGAGACTGACTCCCATGCTGAAATGGTGACAGATGATGTGAATGGCAAAGAGGACTGGAATATCAAAAGTACATCTGATAGAGCAGCACATGCACACtatggaaatgggaatggggagaagAAACTGCTCAGAATGGAGGAAAATCAGGAGATTTCTGCATTGGAAGAGAAAGCAATAGatgaagcagaaaagacaaaaccagaagatCTTACAGCAAGGGAAGATACTAgaatttttcatgaaaacataATGGCAATGCAGCATCAAAACCCTGAGGTTAATGGGGAATTCAAACAGCCTGGGTCAGGAGATAGTAACCTGaatgaggaggagaagaaatacCCTCCAGTGCCTTGGGACAGCAGGGTGTTGAAGACAGAGGATGGCAAGGAAGAGTCTCCTCGGTgtgaggaaggaggag TTTTTGAAGATTGCAAACGAGTGCAGgaggaaatagaaaaaacaactggaaatgATCATCCTGTGAATTCTGACCCTGAACCTGGTGATTCATGTGCCAATGAGGAAGAAATGAGTGCAGCAAATACAGAGTGTGATGCCAGTGGAG cagcagatggaagTTTCCTGGCAGAAGGGAGGAGAAGCCTGGatgtgcaggaggcagcaggacaagCGGGGCAGGgaccagccctggagcaggatggTGCTGCTGAGGAAGAGGCTGGCAGAGGAGAGGCCGAAGGAAAAGCTGCACGGGCAGAGGAGTCGCTGCCCCAGGCGGGCACGGGGGCTGCGCTGGAGGAATCTGCACCTGAGGGAGGCGCCGTGGCAGAAGAACATCCCAGCGGAAAGGGAGCAGGGGAGGTGGTGAAGTTGGGCACAGAGGTGTCACCTGGGGAGCAGAAGGTGCCGGTGgaggggatggagagagaggtggcactgggagcagctgggggagaggggccagctggggcactgccaggatgGGAGGCACACAGAGCCATGCcccaggggcaggagggggctgtggggatcactgaggaggaggaggaggctgcagatGAAGGCCTCAGAGGAGCAGTAGGGTggccagcagaggaggagatgggTGAGCCAGGGTGTGGGGCAGGGGAGTCCTTTGGGCAGGGAGGGTCTGCAGGGAAGAACACTGTGGTGGGTGCTGTGTcagagggagaggaggctgTGGAGGAAGCTGACGTGGCAGCAGATGGGATGGCCAGAGCTGTCGACCCTGAAGGAGAGGAGGCTATTACAGAAGACATTTCTGAAGGGGAAGAGGCTATGGGGAAGCCTGGGGCTCTCTGGGAAGCACTGGGGGATGTGGAAACAGGAGAAGCAATGCCTGGAGGGGAAGGGTTTGTAAAGCCAAGTGAGTTTTCCCAGCTGAAAGGATCAGGGGAAGAGTggatggagatggggaaagCTGTcgcaggagcagcagcacttgaGAGTGCTCAGTCATGGGAGGTGGGAGGGAACACTCTCCAGATAGTGGAGGACACGATGGAAAAGTCTTTGGAGGCTGAAAAGGGTCCTGTACTGCAAGAGGCACCTGGGTTAGGGGCACTGGGGGGTGTTTGGGGGGATCCTGACACTAAAGGGTCATCACAGGTGGAGGAGACGCCggcagcacaggaggaggggggtgcagcaggagcactTCGGGGtggaaacagcagagcagaggcagagagagcAGTGGAAGGAAAACCCGAAGGAGAGGCGGTGGTGGGAGGGTCTGCAGAGGCTGCCGGAGCGGGCTCGGGAGGTGAAGAGGTGGCCACAGATGGAGCAGCAGGTTCAGAGGAGCCGGCAGCTCGGACAGACGGGTGGCTGAG GGAGCGCGGCCGGAGCCGGGGAGCGGAGCACCGAGAGCCCCGTGGGACGCAGCCCCGCTGGCCCGGGGGACGGGAGCCGCCCTCCCCGGCAG GACGGTGCAAACCCAGACCCACTCATCATGTCTTCAGAACAGCCTCAAGATGGGGAAGAAACTCTGCTCTGagctttttctgcagctcctcagtgtTGTGTCCATGCACTCAGCCGGCTGTGGCTTTGTGCTGGTTGGGATTTCACTCCTCTGTTTACCCTGTGAGTACCACAACCTGTCACATTTCAcgggagcagctcctctgcgTCCAGCAGACAAACAAGCTTGTGTTTGCCAGCCCAGGTAACAGCACTCCTTTGGAAGGATGA